From Numida meleagris isolate 19003 breed g44 Domestic line chromosome 4, NumMel1.0, whole genome shotgun sequence, the proteins below share one genomic window:
- the BOK gene encoding bcl-2-related ovarian killer protein isoform X1 → MEVLRRSSVFAAEVMEVFDRSPTDKELVSQAKALCRDYINSRLIRAGVSWSKPEHNAPVPGGKLAEVSAILLRLGDELEYIRPNVYRNIARQLNISLHSETVVTDAFLAVAAQIFTAGITWGKVVSLYAVAAGLAVDCVRHAQPAMVHTIVDCLGEFVRKTLVTWLKRRGGWADITKCVVSTDPSLRSHWLVAAVCSFGHFLKAIFFVLLPER, encoded by the exons ATGGAAGTGCTGCGCCGCTCCTCCGTCTTTGCTGCAGAGGTGATGGAGGTGTTTGACAGGTCTCCCACTGACAAGGAGCTTGTGTCCCAAGCCAAGGCTCTCTGCAGGGACTACATCAACTCGAGGCTGATCCGTGCGGGCGTCAGCTGGAGCAAACCCGAGCACAATGCCCCGGTGCCCGGCGGCAAGCTGGCCGAGGTGTCCGCCATCCTGCTGCGCCTGG GGGATGAGCTGGAATACATTCGCCCCAACGTCTACCGCAACATTGCCCGCCAGCTGAACATCTCACTGCACTCGGAGACGGTGGTGACGGACGCTTTCCTGGCTGTGGCTGCACAGATCTTCACTGCAG GCATAACATGGGGCAAGGTGGTGTCTCTCTACGCGGTGGCGGCGGGGCTGGCAGTGGACTGCGTGCGGCACGCGCAGCCGGCCATGGTCCACACCATTGTGGACTGCCTGGGAGAATTTGTCCGCAAGACCTTGGTGACGTGGCTGAAGAGGCGAGGAGGCTGG GCAGACATCACCAAGTGCGTGGTGAGCACCGACCCCAGTCTCCGCTCCCACTGGCTCGTGGCCGCTGTCTGCAGCTTTGGGCACTTCCTCAAGGCCATCTTCTTCGTGTTGCTGCCTGAGAGATGA
- the BOK gene encoding bcl-2-related ovarian killer protein isoform X2, whose translation MEVLRRSSVFAAEVMEVFDRSPTDKELVSQAKALCRDYINSRLIRAGVSWSKPEHNAPVPGGKLAEVSAILLRLGDELEYIRPNVYRNIARQLNISLHSETVVTDAFLAVAAQIFTAGITWGKVVSLYAVAAGLAVDCVRHAQPAMVHTIVDCLGEFVRKTLVTWLKRRGGWTSPSAW comes from the exons ATGGAAGTGCTGCGCCGCTCCTCCGTCTTTGCTGCAGAGGTGATGGAGGTGTTTGACAGGTCTCCCACTGACAAGGAGCTTGTGTCCCAAGCCAAGGCTCTCTGCAGGGACTACATCAACTCGAGGCTGATCCGTGCGGGCGTCAGCTGGAGCAAACCCGAGCACAATGCCCCGGTGCCCGGCGGCAAGCTGGCCGAGGTGTCCGCCATCCTGCTGCGCCTGG GGGATGAGCTGGAATACATTCGCCCCAACGTCTACCGCAACATTGCCCGCCAGCTGAACATCTCACTGCACTCGGAGACGGTGGTGACGGACGCTTTCCTGGCTGTGGCTGCACAGATCTTCACTGCAG GCATAACATGGGGCAAGGTGGTGTCTCTCTACGCGGTGGCGGCGGGGCTGGCAGTGGACTGCGTGCGGCACGCGCAGCCGGCCATGGTCCACACCATTGTGGACTGCCTGGGAGAATTTGTCCGCAAGACCTTGGTGACGTGGCTGAAGAGGCGAGGAGGCTGG ACATCACCAAGTGCGTGGTGA